The following coding sequences lie in one Carassius carassius chromosome 1, fCarCar2.1, whole genome shotgun sequence genomic window:
- the slc6a16a gene encoding sodium-dependent neutral amino acid transporter B(0)AT2, which yields MEKLPLPSDEDGSVLAESRSDMALVVADEAGSAGAGVPEDDRPAWDSKLQYVLAQVGFSVGLGNVWRFPYLCHQNGGGAFMLLYVMLLLIIGVPLFFMELAAGQSIRQGSIGVWKHISPRLVGIGYSSCMVCFFVALYYNVIIAWALFYMGNSFQYPLPWEQCPVDMISNQTVKECASSSPTSYFWFRKALDISDSIDQSGEFNPIMTGCLLAAWTIVCLAMIKGIKSSAKVMYFSSVFPYAVLICFLIRGLMLDGAIEGIKYMFYPKLEIWGEVQVWRQAATQVFFALGLGYGSVIAYSSYNPVHNNCHRDAIMVSGINFMTSVLASLVVFVVLGFRAKNIALDCVAANVARMAGIATTGSSEHWWPWFNISDPKSVTLQDYREWYSHYGSLLGSNLTDCDPEREMSEGVEGTGLAFIAFTEAMALFPASPFWSTLFFFMLLNLGLSTMFGTMQGILTPLMDNFRVLGRHKTMLTVCSCVLGFFIGLLFTQRSGNYFVTMFDDYSATMPLIIVVVFETVSVAWIYGADRFLDDVEVMLHWRPPVIYRYLWKYVCLFGMVGLLAASLLRMVFKRPTYTAWNHTTGSETSLEYPGWALVMLSMLIIVASLPVPIGFLFSFLGGRSLPVEEGETEPPRERYSKCNSAEPEPNNHHSPLDEDRNRPRSTFLPLGAEHYRLLPQQEEGEEEGEEEEDTGL from the exons ATGGAGAAGCTGCCGTTGCCCAGTGATGAGGATGGCAGTGTTTTGGCTGAGAGTCGATCAGACATGGCTCTGGTGGTGGCTGATGAAGCAGGGTCTGCGGGTGCTGGTGTGCCAGAGGACGACAGGCCAGCGTGGGACAGCAAGCTGCAGTATGTGCTCGCTCAGGTGGGCTTTAGCGTTGGTCTGGGCAATGTCTGGAGGTTCCCCTATCTCTGCCACCAAAATGGAGGAG GTGCCTTTATGTTACTGTATGTGATGCTGTTGCTCATTATCGGGGTTCCTCTGTTCTTCATGGAGCTGGCCGCTGGGCAGAGCATCCGTCAGGGCAGCATTGGGGTCTGGAAGCACATCTCGCCTCGCCTCGTCGGCATCGGTTACTCCAGCTGCATG GTTTGTTTCTTCGTGGCCCTGTACTATAATGTGATCATTGCCTGGGCTCTGTTCTATATGGGGAATTCATTCCAGTATCCATTGCCATGGGAGCAGTGTCCTGTAGATATGATCTCAAACCAGACAG TGAAGGAATGTGCTTCAAGCTCTCCTACCTCGTATTTCTGGTTCAGAAAGGCTCTGGATATCTCAGACTCCATAGATCAGTCAGGAGAGTTTAACCCCATCATGACCGGTTGCCTGCTTGCAGCCTGGACTATAGTGTGTCTCGCGATGATCAAGGGCATCAAGTCTTCTGCCAAG GTGATGTATTTCTCCTCTGTGTTCCCTTACGCTGTGTTGATCTGTTTTCTAATCAGAGGGCTCATGTTGGACGGCGCTATAGAGGGCATCAAATATATGTTTTATCCCAAG CTGGAGATCTGGGGGGAAGTGCAGGTGTGGCGTCAGGCTGCTACACAGGTTTTCTTCGCTCTGGGTCTGGGTTACGGCTCTGTGATCGCTTACTCGTCCTACAATCCCGTGCATAACAACTGCCACCGGGACGCCATCATGGTCTCAGGCATCAACTTCATGACCTCAGTACTGGCCTCTCTGGTTGTCTTCGTGGTCCTCGGTTTCAGAGCTAAGAACATTGCCTTGGATTGTGTTGCAGC TAATGTGGCCAGGATGGCAGGAATAGCAACTACAGGTTCGTCGGAGCATTGGTGGCCATGGTTCAACATTTCAGACCCCAAGTCAGTGACTCTTCAAGACTACAGAGAATGGTACAGCCACTATGGAAGCCTGCTAGGGTCAAACCTCACTGACTGTGACCCGGAGAGAGAAATGAGCGAG GGCGTGGAGGGCACGGGTTTGGCATTTATAGCATTTACGGAGGCGATGGCATTGTTTCCTGCAAGTCCATTTTGGTCGACTTTGTTCTTCTTCATGCTGCTGAATTTGGGCCTCTCCACCATGTTTGGCACCATGCAGGGGATTCTTACCCCACTCATGGACAACTTCCGAGTGCTGGGGCGCCACAAGACCATGTTGACGg TGTGTAGCTGTGTCCTGGGCTTCTTCATTGGCCTGCTGTTCACTCAGAGAAGTGGCAACTATTTCGTAACGATGTTTGATGACTATTCTGCCACAATGCCACTGATCATCGTTGTGGTTTTTGAAACCGTCAGCGTGGCGTGGATTTACGGTGCTGATCG TTTCTTGGATGATGTGGAGGTGATGCTGCACTGGCGTCCTCCAGTGATTTATCGCTATTTGTGGAAGTATGTGTGTCTGTTCGGCATGGTGGGACTGCTGGCTGCTAGTCTTCTCCGCATGGTCTTCAAACGGCCCACTTACACAGCTTGGAACCACACCACG GGATCTGAAACTAGCCTGGAGTATCCTGGATGGGCTCTGGTCATGCTCTCCATGCTAATCATCGTAGCATCCCTCCCTGTGCCCATTGGCTTCCTGTTCTCCTTCCTCGGTGGACGGAGCCTACCAGTGGAGGAGGGCGAGACTGAGCCTCCAAGAGAACGATACTCCAAATGCAATTCTGCTGAGCCAGAGCCGAATAACCACCACTCCCCACTGGACGAAGACAGGAACCGGCCTCGCTCCACCTTCCTTCCACTGGGTGCTGAACACTACAGGCTGCT